A region from the Rosa rugosa chromosome 6, drRosRugo1.1, whole genome shotgun sequence genome encodes:
- the LOC133718387 gene encoding late embryogenesis abundant protein At1g64065-like produces MAENNKEATSPYPLMPSAPSYMRSDQEAAASAPPSAEELRHKKRMRCLLYVAIFAVFQVVVITVFALTVMKIKSPKFRVRKASITDFEVGNATSPSFDLEMDVHFGVKNTNFGHFEYEDGIVVFSHRGVRIGQANVEEARVRARSTRKVDVSSVDLTSKGLPANSRLGSDISTGIIPITTSSKLDGKIHLMKVIKKKKSAQMNCTMEVVLATKSVQNVVCK; encoded by the coding sequence ATGGCAGAGAATAATAAGGAAGCAACATCTCCCTATCCGTTGATGCCCTCCGCCCCCAGCTACATGAGGAGCGATCAGGAAGCCGCGGCGTCCGCTCCGCCTAGCGCGGAGGAGCTTCGTCACAAGAAGCGCATGAGGTGCCTTCTCTACGTAGCTATCTTCGCCGTGTTCCAAGTCGTAGTGATAACAGTGTTTGCACTCACCGTGATGAAAATCAAGAGCCCCAAATTCCGGGTCCGGAAGGCGTCGATCACTGACTTTGAAGTCGGCAACGCCACGAGTCCGTCGTTTGATTTGGAAATGGACGTTCATTTTGGGGTGAAGAACACCAACTTTGGTCACTTCGAGTATGAAGATGGAATAGTTGTGTTTTCGCACAGAGGTGTGAGAATTGGACAGGCCAATGTGGAGGAGGCACGTGTCAGGGCAAGATCGACTAGGAAGGTGGACGTTTCATCGGTGGACTTGACTTCGAAAGGTTTGCCGGCAAACTCACGGTTGGGGAGTGATATTAGTACGGGGATTATTCCGATTACGACGTCCTCAAAGTTAGATGGGAAGATTCATCTGATGAAGgtgatcaagaagaagaagtctgCTCAGATGAATTGCACCATGGAAGTTGTTCTTGCCACAAAGTCTGTTCAAAATGTCGTATGCAAGTGA